One region of Mus musculus strain C57BL/6J chromosome 3, GRCm38.p6 C57BL/6J genomic DNA includes:
- the Adgrl2 gene encoding adhesion G protein-coupled receptor L2 precursor, whose product MVSSGCRMRSLWFIIIISFSPSTEGFSRAALPFGLVRRELSCEGYSIDLRCPGSDVIMIESANYGRTDDKICDADPFQMENTDCYLPDAFKIMTQRCNNRTQCIVVTGSDVFPDPCPGTYKYLEVQYECVPYMEQKVFVCPGTLKAIVDSPCIYEAEQKSGAWCKDPLQAADKIYFMPWTPYRTDTLIEYASLEDFQNSRQTTTYKLPNRVDGTGFVVYDGAVFFNKERTRNIVKFDLRTRIKSGEAIINYANYHDTSPYRWGGKTDIDLAVDENGLWVIYATEQNNGMIVISQLNPYTLRFEATWETAYDKRAASNAFMICGVLYVVRSVYQDNESEAGKNTIDYIYNTRLSRGEYVDVPFPNQYQYIAAVDYNPRDNQLYVWNNNFILRYSLEFGPPDPAQVPTTAVTITSSAELFKTTISTTSSASQRGPVSSTAAGPQDGSRGTKPPPAVSTTKIPPVTNIFPLPERFCEALDWKGIKWPQTQRGMMVERPCPKGTRGTASYLCMASTGTWNPKGPDLSNCTSHWVNQLAQKIRSGENAASLANELAKHTKGHVFAGDVSSSVRLMEQLVDILDAQLQELKPSEKDSAGRSYNKLQKREKTCRAYLKAIVDTVDNLLRAEALESWKHMNSSEQAHTATMLLDTLEEGAFVLADNLLEPTRVSMPTENIVLEVAVLSTEGQVQDFKFPLGLKGLGSSIQLSANTVKQNSRNGLAKLVFIIYRSLGQFLSTENATIKLGADLMGRNSTIAVNSPVISVSINKESSRVYLTDPVLFTLPHIDPDNYFNANCSFWNYSERTMMGYWSTQGCKLVDTNKTRTTCACSHLTNFAILMAHREIAYKDGVHHLLLTVITWVGIVVSLVCLAICIFTFCFFRGLQSDRNTIHKNLCINLFIAEFIFLIGIDKTKYTIACPVFAGLLHFFFLAAFSWMCLEGVQLYLMLVEVFESEYSRKKYYYVAGYLFPATVVGVSAAIDYKSYGTVQACWLHVDNYFIWSFIGPVTFIILLNIIFLVITLCKMVKHSNTLKPDSSRLENINNYRVCDGYYNTDLPGYEDNKPFIKSWVLGAFALLCLLGLTWSFGLLFVNEETVVMAYLFTAFNAFQGLFIFIFHCALQKKVRKEYGKCFRHWYCCGGLPTESPHSSVKASTTRTSARYSSGTQSRIRRMWNDTVRKQSESSFISGDINSTSTLNQGMTGNYLLTNPLLRPHGTNNPYNTLLAETVVCNAPSAPAFNSPGHSLNNARDTSAMDTLPLNGNFNNSYSLRKADYHDGVQVVDCGLSLNDTAFEKMIISELVHNNLRGGNKTHNLELKLPVKPVIGGSSSEDDAIVADASSLMHGDNPGLEFRHKELEAPLIPQRTHSLLYQPQKKVKPEATDSYVSQLTAEADDHLQSPNRDSLYTSMPNLRDSPYPESSPDMAEDLSPSRRSENEDIYYKSMPNLGAGRHLHMCYQISRGNSDGYIIPINKEGCIPEGDVREGQMQLVTSL is encoded by the exons TGGAGCAAAAAG TCTTTGTGTGTCCTGGAACCTTGAAAGCAATTGTGGACTCACCATGTATATATGAAGCTGAGCAGAAGTCAGGGGCTTGGTGCAAGGACCCCCTTCAGGCTGcagataaaatttattttatgcccTGGACTCCCTACCGCACCGATACGTTAATAGAATATGCCTCTTTAGAAGATTTTCAAAACAGCCGCCAGACAACAACATACAAACTTCCAAACCGAGTAGACGGTACTGGATTTGTGGTGTATGATGGAGCCGTCTTCTTTAACAAGGAAAGAACCAGAAACATTGTTAAGTTTGACTTGAGGACTAGAATCAAGAGCGGCGAGGCTATCATCAACTATGCCAACTACCACGATACGTCACCCTACAGATGGGGTGGGAAGACAGACATTGACCTCGCAGTGGATGAGAACGGCTTATGGGTCATTTATGCCACGGAGCAGAACAATGGAATGATCGTGATCAGCCAGCTCAACCCTTACACTCTTCGATTCGAGGCAACCTGGGAGACAGCGTATGACAAGCGTGCGGCGTCCAATGCTTTCATGATATGTGGGGTTCTCTATGTGGTCAGGTCAGTGTACCAAGACAATGAAAGCGAAGCAGGCAAGAACACCATTGACTACATCTACAACACGCGACTAAGCCGGGGCGAGTACGTGGACGTTCCTTTTCCCAACCAGTACCAGTATATTGCTGCAGTGGATTATAATCCAAGAGACAACCAACTCTACGTATGGAACAATAACTTCATTTTACGGTATTCCCTGGAGTTTGGTCCTCCTGACCCTGCCCAAG TGCCTACCACAGCTGTGACAATAACTTCTTCAGCTGAGCTGTTCAAAACCACAATATCCACCACGAGCAGTGCCTCCCAGCGAGGCCCCGTGAGCAGCACTGCAGCTGGTCCTCAGGACGGAAGCAGAGGGACAAAGCCACCTCCAGCCGTCTCTACAACCAAAATTCCTCCTGTAACAAATATTTTTCCCCTGCCAGAGAGATTCTGCGAAGCGTTAGACTGGAAGGGGATAAAGTGGCCTCAGACACAAAGGGGGATGATGGTTGAGCGACCCTGTCCCAAGGGAACAAGAG GGACGGCCTCGTATCTGTGCATGGCTTCCACGGGAACATGGAACCCGAAGGGCCCTGATCTTAGCAACTGCACGTCTCACTGGGTGAACCAGCTGGCCCAGAAG ATCAGAAGTGGAGAGAATGCTGCGAGCCTGGCCAATGAACTAGCTAAGCACACCAAGGGGCATGTGTTTGCAGGGGACGTGAGCTCCTCTGTGAGGCTGATGGAACAGTTGGTGGACATCCTGGATGCTCAGCTGCAGGAGCTGAAGCCGAGTGAGAAGGATTCGGCTGGGAGGAGCTATAACAAG CTCCAAAAACGAGAGAAGACATGCAGGGCTTACCTTAAG GCAATTGTGGACACGGTAGACAACCTTCTGAGAGCTGAGGCTTTGGAATCCTGGAAACACATGAATTCTTCAGAGCAGGCGCACACAGCCACAATGTTGTTGGATACCTTGGAAGAAGGAGCATTCGTCCTAGCAGACAACCTTTTGGAACCAACCAGGGTCTCCATGCCAACAGAAAATATTG TTTTAGAAGTTGCTGTCCTCAGCACGGAAGGGCAGGTCCAAGACTTTAAATTCCCTCTGGGCTTAAAGGGGTTGGGCAGCTCCATCCAGCTCTCTGCCAACACGGTCAAACAGAACAGCAGGAATG ggcTGGCCAAGCTGGTATTCATCATTTACCGGAGCCTGGGAcaattcctaagcactgagaACGCAACCATAAAGCTGGGTGCAGACCTCATGGGTCGGAACAGCACCATTGCGGTGAACTCTCCCGTCATCTCCGTCTCCATCAATAAGGAGTCCAGCCGCGTGTACCTGACAGATCCCGTGCTTTTCACACTGCCACACATTGAT CCTGACAATTATTTCAATGCAAACTGCTCCTTCTGGAACTACTCAGAGAGAACCATGATGGGATATTGGTCTACCCAGGGCTGCAAGCTGGTTGACACTAATAAAACTCGCACAACGTGCGCTTGCAGCCACCTAACCAATTTTGCTATTCTCATGGCCCACAGGGAAATTGCG TATAAAGATGGAGTGCACCACCTGTTGCTGACAGTCATCACCTGGGTGGGCATCGTTGTCTCCCTCGTCTGCCTGGCTATCTGCATCTTCACCTTCTGTTTCTTCCGAGGGCTACAAAGTGACCGCAATACTATCCACAAGAACCTTTGTATCAACCTTTTCATTgctgaatttatttttctcatcggCATCGATAAGACAAAATACACG ATTGCATGCCCCGTGTTCGCAGGGCTTCTTCACTTTTTCTTCCTGGCTGCTTTTTCCTGGATGTGCCTGGAAGGTGTGCAGCTCTACCTAATGTTGGTTGAGGTTTTCGAGAGCGAatattcaaggaagaaatattacTATGTCGCTGGGTACCTGTTCCCGGCCACAGTGGTCGGCGTCTCAGCAGCCATTGACTACAAGAGTTACGGGACAGTCCAGGC TTGCTGGCTTCACGTTGATAACTATTTCATATGGAGTTTCATCGGGCCTGTTACTTTCATTATTCTG CTAAATATTATTTTCCTGGTGATCACGCTGTGCAAAATGGTGAAACATTCAAACACTCTGAAACCAGATTCTAGCAGGTTGGAAAACATTAA TAATTACCGTGTTTGTGATGGCTACTATAATACGGACTTACCTGG CTATGAAGATAATAAGCCATTTATCAA GTCTTGGGTACTTGGCGCGTTCGCCCTGCTGTGTCTCCTGGGCCTCACCTGGTCCTTTGGGTTGCTTTTTGTTAACGAGGAGACTGTTGTCATGGCGTATCTCTTCACCGCCTTTAATGCTTTCCAGGGACTCTTCATTTTCATCTTCCACTGTGCTCTTCAAAAGAAA GTACGAAAAGAGTATGGCAAGTGCTTCAGACACTGGTACTGCTGTGGCGGCCTCCCGACCGAGAGCCCGCACAGCTCTGTGAAGGCATCCACCACCCGCACCAGTGCTCGGTACTCCTCTGGCACACAG AGCCGTATAAGAAGGATGTGGAATGACACCGTGAGGAAGCAGTCTGAATCGTCTTTTATCTCAGGTGACATCAATAGCACTTCTACCCTTAACCAAG GGATGACTGGCAATTACCTACTAACAAACCCTCTTCTCCGGCCCCACGGCACTAACAACCCCTATAACACCCTGCTCGCTGAAACAGTTGTATGCAatgccccttcagctcctgcgtTTAACTCGCCAG GACATTCACTGAACAATGCCCGGGACACAAGTGCCATGGATACTCTACCGCTAAATGGTAACTTCAACAACAGCTATTCCCTGCGCAAGGCGGACTACCACGACGGCGTGCAGGTCGTGGACTGTGGACTAAGTCTGAACGACACCGCGTTTGAGAAAATGATCATTTCAGAGTTAGTGCACAACAACCTCCGGGGCGGCAACAAAACCCACAACTTGGAGCTCAAGCTCCCGGTTAAACCGGTGATTGGCGGCAGCAGCAGTGAAGATGACGCGATTGTGGCTGACGCCTCATCTTTGATGCATGGTGACAACCCAGGGCTGGAGTTCCGCCACAAAGAGCTGGAGGCGCCGCTCATCCCCCAGCGGACTCACTCGCTTCTGTACCAACCCCAGAAAAAAGTGAAGCCGGAGGCAACAGACAGCTACGTCTCCCAGCTGACGGCCGAGGCCGACGACCACCTCCAGTCCCCCAACAGAGACTCTCTGTACACGAGCATGCCCAACCTAAGAGACTCTCCCTACCCGGAGAGCAGCCCAGACATGGCAGAGGACCTGTCTCCCTCCAGGAGGAGTGAGAACGAGGACATTTACTATAAAAGTATGCCCAACCTTGGAGCTGGCCGCCATCTCCACATGTGCTACCAGATCAGCAGGGGCAATAGCGATGGTTACATCATCCCCATTAACAAAGAAGGGTGCATCCCTGAGGGGGACGTCCGGGAAGGACAGATGCAGCTGGTGACAAGTCTTTAA
- the Adgrl2 gene encoding adhesion G protein-coupled receptor L2 isoform X7: MVSSGCRMRSLWFIIIISFSPSTEGFSRAALPFGLVRRELSCEGYSIDLRCPGSDVIMIESANYGRTDDKICDADPFQMENTDCYLPDAFKIMTQRCNNRTQCIVVTGSDVFPDPCPGTYKYLEVQYECVPYMEQKVFVCPGTLKAIVDSPCIYEAEQKSGAWCKDPLQAADKIYFMPWTPYRTDTLIEYASLEDFQNSRQTTTYKLPNRVDGTGFVVYDGAVFFNKERTRNIVKFDLRTRIKSGEAIINYANYHDTSPYRWGGKTDIDLAVDENGLWVIYATEQNNGMIVISQLNPYTLRFEATWETAYDKRAASNAFMICGVLYVVRSVYQDNESEAGKNTIDYIYNTRLSRGEYVDVPFPNQYQYIAAVDYNPRDNQLYVWNNNFILRYSLEFGPPDPAQVPTTAVTITSSAELFKTTISTTSSASQRGPVSSTAAGPQDGSRGTKPPPAVSTTKIPPVTNIFPLPERFCEALDWKGIKWPQTQRGMMVERPCPKGTRGTASYLCMASTGTWNPKGPDLSNCTSHWVNQLAQKIRSGENAASLANELAKHTKGHVFAGDVSSSVRLMEQLVDILDAQLQELKPSEKDSAGRSYNKLQKREKTCRAYLKAIVDTVDNLLRAEALESWKHMNSSEQAHTATMLLDTLEEGAFVLADNLLEPTRVSMPTENIVLEVAVLSTEGQVQDFKFPLGLKGLGSSIQLSANTVKQNSRNGLAKLVFIIYRSLGQFLSTENATIKLGADLMGRNSTIAVNSPVISVSINKESSRVYLTDPVLFTLPHIDPDNYFNANCSFWNYSERTMMGYWSTQGCKLVDTNKTRTTCACSHLTNFAILMAHREIAYKDGVHHLLLTVITWVGIVVSLVCLAICIFTFCFFRGLQSDRNTIHKNLCINLFIAEFIFLIGIDKTKYTIACPVFAGLLHFFFLAAFSWMCLEGVQLYLMLVEVFESEYSRKKYYYVAGYLFPATVVGVSAAIDYKSYGTVQACWLHVDNYFIWSFIGPVTFIILLNIIFLVITLCKMVKHSNTLKPDSSRLENINNYRVCDGYYNTDLPGSWVLGAFALLCLLGLTWSFGLLFVNEETVVMAYLFTAFNAFQGLFIFIFHCALQKKVRKEYGKCFRHWYCCGGLPTESPHSSVKASTTRTSARYSSGTQSRIRRMWNDTVRKQSESSFISGDINSTSTLNQGMTGNYLLTNPLLRPHGTNNPYNTLLAETVVCNAPSAPAFNSPGHSLNNARDTSAMDTLPLNGNFNNSYSLRKADYHDGVQVVDCGLSLNDTAFEKMIISELVHNNLRGGNKTHNLELKLPVKPVIGGSSSEDDAIVADASSLMHGDNPGLEFRHKELEAPLIPQRTHSLLYQPQKKVKPEATDSYVSQLTAEADDHLQSPNRDSLYTSMPNLRDSPYPESSPDMAEDLSPSRRSENEDIYYKSMPNLGAGRHLHMCYQISRGNSDGYIIPINKEGCIPEGDVREGQMQLVTSL, encoded by the exons TGGAGCAAAAAG TCTTTGTGTGTCCTGGAACCTTGAAAGCAATTGTGGACTCACCATGTATATATGAAGCTGAGCAGAAGTCAGGGGCTTGGTGCAAGGACCCCCTTCAGGCTGcagataaaatttattttatgcccTGGACTCCCTACCGCACCGATACGTTAATAGAATATGCCTCTTTAGAAGATTTTCAAAACAGCCGCCAGACAACAACATACAAACTTCCAAACCGAGTAGACGGTACTGGATTTGTGGTGTATGATGGAGCCGTCTTCTTTAACAAGGAAAGAACCAGAAACATTGTTAAGTTTGACTTGAGGACTAGAATCAAGAGCGGCGAGGCTATCATCAACTATGCCAACTACCACGATACGTCACCCTACAGATGGGGTGGGAAGACAGACATTGACCTCGCAGTGGATGAGAACGGCTTATGGGTCATTTATGCCACGGAGCAGAACAATGGAATGATCGTGATCAGCCAGCTCAACCCTTACACTCTTCGATTCGAGGCAACCTGGGAGACAGCGTATGACAAGCGTGCGGCGTCCAATGCTTTCATGATATGTGGGGTTCTCTATGTGGTCAGGTCAGTGTACCAAGACAATGAAAGCGAAGCAGGCAAGAACACCATTGACTACATCTACAACACGCGACTAAGCCGGGGCGAGTACGTGGACGTTCCTTTTCCCAACCAGTACCAGTATATTGCTGCAGTGGATTATAATCCAAGAGACAACCAACTCTACGTATGGAACAATAACTTCATTTTACGGTATTCCCTGGAGTTTGGTCCTCCTGACCCTGCCCAAG TGCCTACCACAGCTGTGACAATAACTTCTTCAGCTGAGCTGTTCAAAACCACAATATCCACCACGAGCAGTGCCTCCCAGCGAGGCCCCGTGAGCAGCACTGCAGCTGGTCCTCAGGACGGAAGCAGAGGGACAAAGCCACCTCCAGCCGTCTCTACAACCAAAATTCCTCCTGTAACAAATATTTTTCCCCTGCCAGAGAGATTCTGCGAAGCGTTAGACTGGAAGGGGATAAAGTGGCCTCAGACACAAAGGGGGATGATGGTTGAGCGACCCTGTCCCAAGGGAACAAGAG GGACGGCCTCGTATCTGTGCATGGCTTCCACGGGAACATGGAACCCGAAGGGCCCTGATCTTAGCAACTGCACGTCTCACTGGGTGAACCAGCTGGCCCAGAAG ATCAGAAGTGGAGAGAATGCTGCGAGCCTGGCCAATGAACTAGCTAAGCACACCAAGGGGCATGTGTTTGCAGGGGACGTGAGCTCCTCTGTGAGGCTGATGGAACAGTTGGTGGACATCCTGGATGCTCAGCTGCAGGAGCTGAAGCCGAGTGAGAAGGATTCGGCTGGGAGGAGCTATAACAAG CTCCAAAAACGAGAGAAGACATGCAGGGCTTACCTTAAG GCAATTGTGGACACGGTAGACAACCTTCTGAGAGCTGAGGCTTTGGAATCCTGGAAACACATGAATTCTTCAGAGCAGGCGCACACAGCCACAATGTTGTTGGATACCTTGGAAGAAGGAGCATTCGTCCTAGCAGACAACCTTTTGGAACCAACCAGGGTCTCCATGCCAACAGAAAATATTG TTTTAGAAGTTGCTGTCCTCAGCACGGAAGGGCAGGTCCAAGACTTTAAATTCCCTCTGGGCTTAAAGGGGTTGGGCAGCTCCATCCAGCTCTCTGCCAACACGGTCAAACAGAACAGCAGGAATG ggcTGGCCAAGCTGGTATTCATCATTTACCGGAGCCTGGGAcaattcctaagcactgagaACGCAACCATAAAGCTGGGTGCAGACCTCATGGGTCGGAACAGCACCATTGCGGTGAACTCTCCCGTCATCTCCGTCTCCATCAATAAGGAGTCCAGCCGCGTGTACCTGACAGATCCCGTGCTTTTCACACTGCCACACATTGAT CCTGACAATTATTTCAATGCAAACTGCTCCTTCTGGAACTACTCAGAGAGAACCATGATGGGATATTGGTCTACCCAGGGCTGCAAGCTGGTTGACACTAATAAAACTCGCACAACGTGCGCTTGCAGCCACCTAACCAATTTTGCTATTCTCATGGCCCACAGGGAAATTGCG TATAAAGATGGAGTGCACCACCTGTTGCTGACAGTCATCACCTGGGTGGGCATCGTTGTCTCCCTCGTCTGCCTGGCTATCTGCATCTTCACCTTCTGTTTCTTCCGAGGGCTACAAAGTGACCGCAATACTATCCACAAGAACCTTTGTATCAACCTTTTCATTgctgaatttatttttctcatcggCATCGATAAGACAAAATACACG ATTGCATGCCCCGTGTTCGCAGGGCTTCTTCACTTTTTCTTCCTGGCTGCTTTTTCCTGGATGTGCCTGGAAGGTGTGCAGCTCTACCTAATGTTGGTTGAGGTTTTCGAGAGCGAatattcaaggaagaaatattacTATGTCGCTGGGTACCTGTTCCCGGCCACAGTGGTCGGCGTCTCAGCAGCCATTGACTACAAGAGTTACGGGACAGTCCAGGC TTGCTGGCTTCACGTTGATAACTATTTCATATGGAGTTTCATCGGGCCTGTTACTTTCATTATTCTG CTAAATATTATTTTCCTGGTGATCACGCTGTGCAAAATGGTGAAACATTCAAACACTCTGAAACCAGATTCTAGCAGGTTGGAAAACATTAA TAATTACCGTGTTTGTGATGGCTACTATAATACGGACTTACCTGG GTCTTGGGTACTTGGCGCGTTCGCCCTGCTGTGTCTCCTGGGCCTCACCTGGTCCTTTGGGTTGCTTTTTGTTAACGAGGAGACTGTTGTCATGGCGTATCTCTTCACCGCCTTTAATGCTTTCCAGGGACTCTTCATTTTCATCTTCCACTGTGCTCTTCAAAAGAAA GTACGAAAAGAGTATGGCAAGTGCTTCAGACACTGGTACTGCTGTGGCGGCCTCCCGACCGAGAGCCCGCACAGCTCTGTGAAGGCATCCACCACCCGCACCAGTGCTCGGTACTCCTCTGGCACACAG AGCCGTATAAGAAGGATGTGGAATGACACCGTGAGGAAGCAGTCTGAATCGTCTTTTATCTCAGGTGACATCAATAGCACTTCTACCCTTAACCAAG GGATGACTGGCAATTACCTACTAACAAACCCTCTTCTCCGGCCCCACGGCACTAACAACCCCTATAACACCCTGCTCGCTGAAACAGTTGTATGCAatgccccttcagctcctgcgtTTAACTCGCCAG GACATTCACTGAACAATGCCCGGGACACAAGTGCCATGGATACTCTACCGCTAAATGGTAACTTCAACAACAGCTATTCCCTGCGCAAGGCGGACTACCACGACGGCGTGCAGGTCGTGGACTGTGGACTAAGTCTGAACGACACCGCGTTTGAGAAAATGATCATTTCAGAGTTAGTGCACAACAACCTCCGGGGCGGCAACAAAACCCACAACTTGGAGCTCAAGCTCCCGGTTAAACCGGTGATTGGCGGCAGCAGCAGTGAAGATGACGCGATTGTGGCTGACGCCTCATCTTTGATGCATGGTGACAACCCAGGGCTGGAGTTCCGCCACAAAGAGCTGGAGGCGCCGCTCATCCCCCAGCGGACTCACTCGCTTCTGTACCAACCCCAGAAAAAAGTGAAGCCGGAGGCAACAGACAGCTACGTCTCCCAGCTGACGGCCGAGGCCGACGACCACCTCCAGTCCCCCAACAGAGACTCTCTGTACACGAGCATGCCCAACCTAAGAGACTCTCCCTACCCGGAGAGCAGCCCAGACATGGCAGAGGACCTGTCTCCCTCCAGGAGGAGTGAGAACGAGGACATTTACTATAAAAGTATGCCCAACCTTGGAGCTGGCCGCCATCTCCACATGTGCTACCAGATCAGCAGGGGCAATAGCGATGGTTACATCATCCCCATTAACAAAGAAGGGTGCATCCCTGAGGGGGACGTCCGGGAAGGACAGATGCAGCTGGTGACAAGTCTTTAA